A single Chanos chanos chromosome 8, fChaCha1.1, whole genome shotgun sequence DNA region contains:
- the sp3b gene encoding transcription factor Sp3 isoform X2 — MAALDVDSSQSDFLQPASGASDQTTDLTSIQLTGSSDRWEVLTPVTTVKEEPGVVHIPSGGIVGANGQYVVPLQTVPGQTQPVFVTAGTDGASANGVQYQVIPQLQGTDGTSLSYSTTTSDGATLGTDIILPDGTQSIAAATNAGDLQGLLAQTGHVQQIPGVSLAGSGFGGQGQVLANVPVGLPGNITFVPINSLSSVDLESLGLAGAQTIATGVTADGQLIMTGSAVSATGETTGENVGGDKSSEPMAANDANANSFVPTTTATSVASSLPETIDGTGVLTQATAVSAGHQDPSYVHQNHAPAGEPVVQLMPAQPADGQTQTLQSVQLLNAGTFLIQAQTVSPTGQIQWQTFQVQGVQNLQNLQLPAVTGSMASPQITLAPVQTLSLGQAGAGGAAGQIPNLQTVTVNSVAQFQHEENTESPTDIQIKEEPDSDDWQLSGDSTLNPNDLSHLRVRLVEEDMEGTGQEGKRLRRVACTCPNCKEAGGRGSSMGKKKQHICHIPGCGKVYGKTSHLRAHLRWHSGERPFICSWSYCGKRFTRSDELQRHRRTHTGEKKFVCPECSKRFMRSDHLAKHIKTHQNKKGLNSASGTTETAAPADSIITGGGTTLILTNLQQAGTQDLHTNSDLPLQLVTVSASEVME, encoded by the exons ATGGCTGCCTTGGACGTGGACAGCAGTCAGAGCGACTTTCTGCAGCCCGCCAGCGGCGCCTCGGACCAG ACAACTGACCTCACGTCCATCCAATTAACGGGCTCGTCTGACCGGTGGGAGGTACTGACACCGGTCACGACTGTGAAGGAGGAGCCAGGAGTGGTTCACATCCCCAGTGGTGGCATCGTGGGTGCCAATGGGCAGTATGTGGTACCTTTACAGACTGTGCCAGGGCAGACCCAGCCTGTATTTGTCACAGCGGGCACCGATGGTGCCAGTGCCAATGGGGTGCAGTACCAGGTCATCCCGCAGCTACAGGGCACCGACGGTACATCGCTAAGCTACTCCACGACCACCAGCGACGGCGCCACGCTTGGGACTGACATCATCCTCCCCGACGGCACTCAGAGCATCGCCGCGGCAACCAATGCCGGGGACCTCCAGGGCCTCCTGGCCCAGACCGGGCACGTCCAGCAGATCCCCGGCGTCTCGTTGGCCGGGTCGGGTTTTGGGGGTCAAGGTCAAGTTCTGGCCAACGTGCCAGTGGGCTTACCCGGCAACATCACGTTCGTGCCCATAAACAGCTTGAGCAGCGTAGACCTGGAGTCTCTGGGCCTGGCAGGGGCGCAGACTATAGCGACTGGCGTTACGGCCGACGGTCAGCTCATCATGACTGGCTCCGCTGTCTCCGCGACGGGAGAGACCACGGGTGAAAACGTCGGAGGGGACAAATCTTCCGAGCCGATGGCCGCCAACGACGCTAACGCTAACTCCTTTGTGCCAACAACCACCGCCACCTCCGTAGCATCCTCGCTTCCCGAGACGATAGACGGCACAGGGGTTCTGACCCAAGCTACAGCCGTCTCCGCGGGCCATCAGGACCCGTCCTACGTGCATCAGAACCACGCTCCCGCCGGGGAGCCCGTGGTCCAGCTCATGCCCGCGCAGCCCGCGGACGGTCAGACGCAGACGCTGCAGAGCGTGCAGCTGCTTAACGCCGGAACCTTCCTGATCCAAGCACAGACCGTCTCGCCCACGGGACAGATCCAGTGGCAGACCTTCCAGGTCCAGGGGGTTCAGAACCTTCAGAACCTACAGTTGCCGGCAGTGACGGGCTCGATGGCGTCGCCCCAGATCACGCTGGCGCCGGTTCAGACCCTCTCGTTGGGGCAGGCAGGCGCCGGAGGGGCAGCGGGTCAAATCCCCAATCTGCAGACGGTTACGGTCAATTCTGTGGCTCAGTTCCAACATGAGGAGAACACGGAGAGTCCCACAG atattcaGATTAAGGAGGAGCCAGACTCAGATGATTGGCAGTTGAGCGGCGACTCGACCCTAAATCCCAATGACTTGTCCCACCTGCGCGTGCGATTGGTGGAAGAAGACATGGAGGGAACAGGGCAGGAGGGAAAGAGGCTCCGAAGAGTGGCCTGCACCTGTCCCAACTGCAAAGAGGCTGGAGgaag gggcTCGAGCATGGGGAAGAAGAAGCAGCACATCTGTCACATCCCCGGCTGCGGAAAGGTGTACGGGAAGACGTCTCACCTGCGCGCCCACCTGCGCTGGCACTCTGGAGAGAGACCCTTCATCTGCTCCTGGAGCTACTGCGGCAAGAGGTTCACCCGCAGTGACGAGTTACAGCGTCACCGCAGGACACACACGg GAGAGAAGAAGTTTGTGTGTCCGGAATGTTCTAAGCGTTTCATGCGCAGTGACCATTTGgccaaacacattaaaactcaCCAGAACAAAAAAGGGCTAAACTCCGCCTCTGGGACGACAGAAACCGCTGCCCCTGCGGATAGCATCATCACCGGAGGCGGGACCACACTCATCCTGACCAATCTGCAACAGGCTGGTACCCAGGACCTCCACACAAACTCCGACCTCCCCCTCCAACTGGTTACCGTGTCTGCCAGTGAGGTCATGGAGTGA
- the ola1 gene encoding obg-like ATPase 1 isoform X1, which translates to MPPKKGGDGPKQAPLIGRFGTSLKIGIVGLPNVGKSTFFNVLTKSQAAAENFPFCTIDPNESRVPIPDERFDFLCQYHKPASKVPAFLNVVDIAGLVKGAHAGQGLGNAFLSHISACDGIFHMTRAFEDEDIIHVEGCVDPVRDIEIIHEELRLKDEELIGPIIDKLEKTAVRGGDKKLKPEYDIMCKIKSWVVDEKKHVRYNHEWNDKEIEVLNKYLLLTSKPMIYLVNLSEKDYIRKKNKWLVKIKEWVDAHDPGALVIPFSGGLENKLQDMTDEERDKYCEEHKTQSVLTKIIKSGYAALQLEYFFTAGPDEVRAWTIRKGTKAPQAAGKIHTDFEKGFIMAEVMKFQDFKEEGSESAAKAAGKYRQQGRNYIVEDGDIIFFKFNTPNQPKKK; encoded by the exons atGCCTCCAAAAAAGGGAGGAGATGGACCAAAACAGGCTCCCCTTATTGGACGCTTTGGGACCTCTTTGAAAATCGGAATTGTTGGATTACCAAATGTAGG GAAGTCGACATTTTTCAACGTGTTGACGAAGAGTCAGGCGGCCGCCGAAAATTTCCCGTTCTGCACCATTGACCCCAACGAGAGTCGCGTGCCCATTCCAGACGAGCGTTTCGACTTCCTCTGTCAGTACCACAAACCCGCCAG TAAGGTACCTGCGTTTCTTAACGTAGTGGACATCGCCGGGTTGGTCAAAGGTGCCCACGCGGGACAGGGACTGGGGAACGCTTTCCTCTCGCACATCAGCGCCTGCGACGGCATCTTCCACATGACGC gAGCATTTGAAGATGAAGACATTATTCATGTGGAGGGCTGTGTGGACCCAGTCAGGGACATTGAGATCATTCATGAAGAGCTGAGGTTGAAAGATGAGGAGCTGATTGGGCCAATCATAGACAAGCTGGAGAAAACCGCCGTCAGAGGCGGAGACAAGAAACTTAAACCCGAATAT GACATTATGTGTAAGATAAAGTCGTGGGTGGTCGACGAGAAGAAGCATGTGCGATATAATCACGAGTGGAACGACAAAGAG ATTGAGGTTCTGAATAAGTATCTGTTGCTGACGTCCAAGCCGATGATCTATCTGGTGAACCTTTCAGAGAAAGATTACatcagaaaaaagaacaaatg gctggtgAAGATTAAGGAATGGGTAGACGCTCATGATCCTGGCGCTCTGGTCATTCCGTTCAGTGGGGGGCTGGAGAATAAACTACAGGACATGACGGACGAGGAGAGAGACAAGTATTGTGAGGAGCACAAAACCCAGAG tgtgcTGACTAAGATCATAAAGAGCGGCTACGCGGCGCTGCAGCTTGAGTATTTCTTCACAGCAGGACCTGATGAAGTACGCGCATGGACCATCCGG aaagGCACCAAGGCCCCACAGGCGGCAGGGAAGATCCACACAGACTTTGAGAAAGGCTTCATCATGGCAGAGGTGATGAAATTCCAGGATTTTAAAGAGGAAGGCAGCGAAAGTGCCGCCAAG GCCGCGGGGAAGTACAGGCAACAGGGGCGGAATTACATCGTGGAGGACGGTGACATCATCTTCTTCAAATTCAACACGCCCAATCAGCCAAAGAAAAAGtga
- the sp3b gene encoding transcription factor Sp3 isoform X1, whose product MTAPEQPAKQQEMAALDVDSSQSDFLQPASGASDQTTDLTSIQLTGSSDRWEVLTPVTTVKEEPGVVHIPSGGIVGANGQYVVPLQTVPGQTQPVFVTAGTDGASANGVQYQVIPQLQGTDGTSLSYSTTTSDGATLGTDIILPDGTQSIAAATNAGDLQGLLAQTGHVQQIPGVSLAGSGFGGQGQVLANVPVGLPGNITFVPINSLSSVDLESLGLAGAQTIATGVTADGQLIMTGSAVSATGETTGENVGGDKSSEPMAANDANANSFVPTTTATSVASSLPETIDGTGVLTQATAVSAGHQDPSYVHQNHAPAGEPVVQLMPAQPADGQTQTLQSVQLLNAGTFLIQAQTVSPTGQIQWQTFQVQGVQNLQNLQLPAVTGSMASPQITLAPVQTLSLGQAGAGGAAGQIPNLQTVTVNSVAQFQHEENTESPTDIQIKEEPDSDDWQLSGDSTLNPNDLSHLRVRLVEEDMEGTGQEGKRLRRVACTCPNCKEAGGRGSSMGKKKQHICHIPGCGKVYGKTSHLRAHLRWHSGERPFICSWSYCGKRFTRSDELQRHRRTHTGEKKFVCPECSKRFMRSDHLAKHIKTHQNKKGLNSASGTTETAAPADSIITGGGTTLILTNLQQAGTQDLHTNSDLPLQLVTVSASEVME is encoded by the exons ATGACTG CCCCAGAACAGCCAGCGAAACAGCAGGAAATGGCTGCCTTGGACGTGGACAGCAGTCAGAGCGACTTTCTGCAGCCCGCCAGCGGCGCCTCGGACCAG ACAACTGACCTCACGTCCATCCAATTAACGGGCTCGTCTGACCGGTGGGAGGTACTGACACCGGTCACGACTGTGAAGGAGGAGCCAGGAGTGGTTCACATCCCCAGTGGTGGCATCGTGGGTGCCAATGGGCAGTATGTGGTACCTTTACAGACTGTGCCAGGGCAGACCCAGCCTGTATTTGTCACAGCGGGCACCGATGGTGCCAGTGCCAATGGGGTGCAGTACCAGGTCATCCCGCAGCTACAGGGCACCGACGGTACATCGCTAAGCTACTCCACGACCACCAGCGACGGCGCCACGCTTGGGACTGACATCATCCTCCCCGACGGCACTCAGAGCATCGCCGCGGCAACCAATGCCGGGGACCTCCAGGGCCTCCTGGCCCAGACCGGGCACGTCCAGCAGATCCCCGGCGTCTCGTTGGCCGGGTCGGGTTTTGGGGGTCAAGGTCAAGTTCTGGCCAACGTGCCAGTGGGCTTACCCGGCAACATCACGTTCGTGCCCATAAACAGCTTGAGCAGCGTAGACCTGGAGTCTCTGGGCCTGGCAGGGGCGCAGACTATAGCGACTGGCGTTACGGCCGACGGTCAGCTCATCATGACTGGCTCCGCTGTCTCCGCGACGGGAGAGACCACGGGTGAAAACGTCGGAGGGGACAAATCTTCCGAGCCGATGGCCGCCAACGACGCTAACGCTAACTCCTTTGTGCCAACAACCACCGCCACCTCCGTAGCATCCTCGCTTCCCGAGACGATAGACGGCACAGGGGTTCTGACCCAAGCTACAGCCGTCTCCGCGGGCCATCAGGACCCGTCCTACGTGCATCAGAACCACGCTCCCGCCGGGGAGCCCGTGGTCCAGCTCATGCCCGCGCAGCCCGCGGACGGTCAGACGCAGACGCTGCAGAGCGTGCAGCTGCTTAACGCCGGAACCTTCCTGATCCAAGCACAGACCGTCTCGCCCACGGGACAGATCCAGTGGCAGACCTTCCAGGTCCAGGGGGTTCAGAACCTTCAGAACCTACAGTTGCCGGCAGTGACGGGCTCGATGGCGTCGCCCCAGATCACGCTGGCGCCGGTTCAGACCCTCTCGTTGGGGCAGGCAGGCGCCGGAGGGGCAGCGGGTCAAATCCCCAATCTGCAGACGGTTACGGTCAATTCTGTGGCTCAGTTCCAACATGAGGAGAACACGGAGAGTCCCACAG atattcaGATTAAGGAGGAGCCAGACTCAGATGATTGGCAGTTGAGCGGCGACTCGACCCTAAATCCCAATGACTTGTCCCACCTGCGCGTGCGATTGGTGGAAGAAGACATGGAGGGAACAGGGCAGGAGGGAAAGAGGCTCCGAAGAGTGGCCTGCACCTGTCCCAACTGCAAAGAGGCTGGAGgaag gggcTCGAGCATGGGGAAGAAGAAGCAGCACATCTGTCACATCCCCGGCTGCGGAAAGGTGTACGGGAAGACGTCTCACCTGCGCGCCCACCTGCGCTGGCACTCTGGAGAGAGACCCTTCATCTGCTCCTGGAGCTACTGCGGCAAGAGGTTCACCCGCAGTGACGAGTTACAGCGTCACCGCAGGACACACACGg GAGAGAAGAAGTTTGTGTGTCCGGAATGTTCTAAGCGTTTCATGCGCAGTGACCATTTGgccaaacacattaaaactcaCCAGAACAAAAAAGGGCTAAACTCCGCCTCTGGGACGACAGAAACCGCTGCCCCTGCGGATAGCATCATCACCGGAGGCGGGACCACACTCATCCTGACCAATCTGCAACAGGCTGGTACCCAGGACCTCCACACAAACTCCGACCTCCCCCTCCAACTGGTTACCGTGTCTGCCAGTGAGGTCATGGAGTGA
- the ola1 gene encoding obg-like ATPase 1 isoform X2 → MAPKKMPPKKGGDGPKQAPLIGRFGTSLKIGIVGLPNVGKSTFFNVLTKSQAAAENFPFCTIDPNESRVPIPDERFDFLCQYHKPASKVPAFLNVVDIAGLVKGAHAGQGLGNAFLSHISACDGIFHMTRAFEDEDIIHVEGCVDPVRDIEIIHEELRLKDEELIGPIIDKLEKTAVRGGDKKLKPEYDIMCKIKSWVVDEKKHVRYNHEWNDKEIEVLNKYLLLTSKPMIYLVNLSEKDYIRKKNKWLVKIKEWVDAHDPGALVIPFSGGLENKLQDMTDEERDKYCEEHKTQSVLTKIIKSGYAALQLEYFFTAGPDEVRAWTIRKGTKAPQAAGKIHTDFEKGFIMAEVMKFQDFKEEGSESAAKAAGKYRQQGRNYIVEDGDIIFFKFNTPNQPKKK, encoded by the exons atGGCTCCTAAAAAG atGCCTCCAAAAAAGGGAGGAGATGGACCAAAACAGGCTCCCCTTATTGGACGCTTTGGGACCTCTTTGAAAATCGGAATTGTTGGATTACCAAATGTAGG GAAGTCGACATTTTTCAACGTGTTGACGAAGAGTCAGGCGGCCGCCGAAAATTTCCCGTTCTGCACCATTGACCCCAACGAGAGTCGCGTGCCCATTCCAGACGAGCGTTTCGACTTCCTCTGTCAGTACCACAAACCCGCCAG TAAGGTACCTGCGTTTCTTAACGTAGTGGACATCGCCGGGTTGGTCAAAGGTGCCCACGCGGGACAGGGACTGGGGAACGCTTTCCTCTCGCACATCAGCGCCTGCGACGGCATCTTCCACATGACGC gAGCATTTGAAGATGAAGACATTATTCATGTGGAGGGCTGTGTGGACCCAGTCAGGGACATTGAGATCATTCATGAAGAGCTGAGGTTGAAAGATGAGGAGCTGATTGGGCCAATCATAGACAAGCTGGAGAAAACCGCCGTCAGAGGCGGAGACAAGAAACTTAAACCCGAATAT GACATTATGTGTAAGATAAAGTCGTGGGTGGTCGACGAGAAGAAGCATGTGCGATATAATCACGAGTGGAACGACAAAGAG ATTGAGGTTCTGAATAAGTATCTGTTGCTGACGTCCAAGCCGATGATCTATCTGGTGAACCTTTCAGAGAAAGATTACatcagaaaaaagaacaaatg gctggtgAAGATTAAGGAATGGGTAGACGCTCATGATCCTGGCGCTCTGGTCATTCCGTTCAGTGGGGGGCTGGAGAATAAACTACAGGACATGACGGACGAGGAGAGAGACAAGTATTGTGAGGAGCACAAAACCCAGAG tgtgcTGACTAAGATCATAAAGAGCGGCTACGCGGCGCTGCAGCTTGAGTATTTCTTCACAGCAGGACCTGATGAAGTACGCGCATGGACCATCCGG aaagGCACCAAGGCCCCACAGGCGGCAGGGAAGATCCACACAGACTTTGAGAAAGGCTTCATCATGGCAGAGGTGATGAAATTCCAGGATTTTAAAGAGGAAGGCAGCGAAAGTGCCGCCAAG GCCGCGGGGAAGTACAGGCAACAGGGGCGGAATTACATCGTGGAGGACGGTGACATCATCTTCTTCAAATTCAACACGCCCAATCAGCCAAAGAAAAAGtga
- the ola1 gene encoding obg-like ATPase 1 isoform X3, which yields MTRAFEDEDIIHVEGCVDPVRDIEIIHEELRLKDEELIGPIIDKLEKTAVRGGDKKLKPEYDIMCKIKSWVVDEKKHVRYNHEWNDKEIEVLNKYLLLTSKPMIYLVNLSEKDYIRKKNKWLVKIKEWVDAHDPGALVIPFSGGLENKLQDMTDEERDKYCEEHKTQSVLTKIIKSGYAALQLEYFFTAGPDEVRAWTIRKGTKAPQAAGKIHTDFEKGFIMAEVMKFQDFKEEGSESAAKAAGKYRQQGRNYIVEDGDIIFFKFNTPNQPKKK from the exons ATGACGC gAGCATTTGAAGATGAAGACATTATTCATGTGGAGGGCTGTGTGGACCCAGTCAGGGACATTGAGATCATTCATGAAGAGCTGAGGTTGAAAGATGAGGAGCTGATTGGGCCAATCATAGACAAGCTGGAGAAAACCGCCGTCAGAGGCGGAGACAAGAAACTTAAACCCGAATAT GACATTATGTGTAAGATAAAGTCGTGGGTGGTCGACGAGAAGAAGCATGTGCGATATAATCACGAGTGGAACGACAAAGAG ATTGAGGTTCTGAATAAGTATCTGTTGCTGACGTCCAAGCCGATGATCTATCTGGTGAACCTTTCAGAGAAAGATTACatcagaaaaaagaacaaatg gctggtgAAGATTAAGGAATGGGTAGACGCTCATGATCCTGGCGCTCTGGTCATTCCGTTCAGTGGGGGGCTGGAGAATAAACTACAGGACATGACGGACGAGGAGAGAGACAAGTATTGTGAGGAGCACAAAACCCAGAG tgtgcTGACTAAGATCATAAAGAGCGGCTACGCGGCGCTGCAGCTTGAGTATTTCTTCACAGCAGGACCTGATGAAGTACGCGCATGGACCATCCGG aaagGCACCAAGGCCCCACAGGCGGCAGGGAAGATCCACACAGACTTTGAGAAAGGCTTCATCATGGCAGAGGTGATGAAATTCCAGGATTTTAAAGAGGAAGGCAGCGAAAGTGCCGCCAAG GCCGCGGGGAAGTACAGGCAACAGGGGCGGAATTACATCGTGGAGGACGGTGACATCATCTTCTTCAAATTCAACACGCCCAATCAGCCAAAGAAAAAGtga